The following coding sequences lie in one Oncorhynchus kisutch isolate 150728-3 linkage group LG3, Okis_V2, whole genome shotgun sequence genomic window:
- the LOC109881357 gene encoding glucose-6-phosphate isomerase, which yields MGLTHDPTFQKLEKWYHEHALHLNMRKMFEEDKERFHKFSTTLKTDHGDILIDYSKNLITEDVMKMLVELGKSRGIEAARDKMFHGDKINFTEGRAVLHVALRNRSNHPIMVDGHDVMPEVNKVLEKMKGFCHKVRSGEWKGWTGKSITDVVNVGIGGSDLGPLMVTEALKNYSKGGPRVHFVSNIDGTHIAKTLAELNAETTLFIVASKTFTTQETITNAESAKEWFIEHAKDKSAVAKHFVALSTAGPLVKAFGIDPDNMFGFWDWVGGRYSLWSCIGLSIALHIGYDNFEKLLEGAHWMDNHFKTAPVEKNAPMLLALLGVWYINFFQAETHAMLPYDQYMHRFAAYFQQGDMESNGKYITIHGKRVNYHTGPIVWGEPGTNGQHAFYQLIHQGTRMVPADFLIPAQTQHPIRESKHHKILMANFLAQTEALMKGKTTEEAKKELEAGGLTGEALETILPHKVFQGNKPTNSIVFKKLNPFTLGALIAMYEHKIFVQGVMWEINSFDQWGVELGKALCKKIEPELHGSNEVHSHDSSTNGLINFIKKNHA from the exons CACAACGCTGAAGACAGATCATGGAGACATTCTGATTGATTACTCTAAGAATCTCATCACTGAGGATGTCATGAAGATGTTGGTCGAACTG GGCAAGTCGAGGGGGATTGAGGCCGCCAGGGACAAGATGTTCCATGGAGACAAGATCAACTTCACTGAG GGTCGTGCTGTGCTCCACGTGGCTCTGAGGAACCGCTCCAACCATCCCATCATGGTTGACGGACATGATGTGATGCCTGAGGTCAACAAAGTCCTGGAGAAGATGAAGGGCTTCTGCCAC AAAGTTCGCAGTGGCGAGTGGAAGGGCTGGACTGGAAAGTCCATCACAGACGTTGTCAACGTCGGCATCGGTGGATCGGACCTG GGTCCTCTAATGGTGACTGAGGCTCTGAAGAACTACTCCAAGGGAGGTCCCCGTGTGCATTTTGTCTCCAACATTGACGGCACACACATCGCCAAAACCCTTGCTGAGCTCAATGCTGAGACCACCCTGTTCATCGTGGCCTCCAAG ACTTTCACCACCCAAGAGACCATCACCAACGCAGAGTCTGCCAAGGAATGGTTCATTGAGCACGCTAAAGAT AAATCTGCTGTTGCCAAGCACTTTGTGGCGCTCTCCACTGCTGGC CCTTTAGTGAAGGCCTTTGGCATTGATCCTGACAACATGTTTGGCTTCTGGGAT TGGGTTGGTGGACGTTATTCCCTGTGGTCTTGTATTGGATTGTCCATTGCTCTGCACATCG GCTATGACAACTTTGAGAAGCTTCTAGAAGGGGCTCACTGGATG GACAACCATTTCAAAACAGCCCCTGTGGAGAAGAACGCTCCCATGCTCCTGGCTCTGCTGGGTGTCTGGTACATCAACTTCTTCCAGGCCGAGACCCACGCCATGCTGCCTTATGACCAGTACATGCACCGATTCGCTGCCTACTTCCAGCAG GGTGACATGGAGTCCAATGGAAAGTACATCACTATCCATGGCAAACGTGTCAACTACCATACTGGCCCCATCGTATGGGGAGAGCCTGGCACCAACGGACAGCACGCCTTCTACCAGCTCATTCACCAGG GAACTCGCATGGTCCCCGCTGACTTCCTCATCCCTGCCCAGACACAGCACCCCATCAGGGAAAGTAAGCACCATAAG ATCCTGATGGCCAACTTCCTGGCCCAGACTGAGGCTCTGATGAAAGGAAAGACCACAGAGGAGGCTAAGAAGGAACTGGAGGCCGGTGGCCTGACAGGAGAGGCCCTGGAAACCATTCTGCCACACAAA GTATTCCAAGGAAACAAGCCAACCAACTCTATTGTCTTCAAGAAGCTGAACCCATTCACACTGGGAGCACTTATTG CCATGTATGAACACAAGATCTTTGTCCAGGGTGTTATGTGGGAGATCAACAGTTTTGACCAGTGGGG agTTGAGCTGGGTAAGGCTTTGTGTAAGAAGATCGAGCCTGAGCTGCATGGCTCCAACGAGGTCCACTCTCACGACTCCTCCACCAACGGGCTCATTAACTTTATCAAGAAGAACCACGCCTAA